The DNA region CCTACGTATAAGGAACCTTACGTTCCTATTTTTTTGCTACCATATACCAAAACGGTTACATCTAGTCTTcatccttattattatttttttttccttctctcagGTAACCACTCAGTTGTCAACATTTCGTTGACATCCTTATTAAATGCACACAAAAgatatactaatatatatatatatatatatatatatatatatatatatatatatatatatatatatatatatatatatatatataacacgaTTGTAGTTAAAAGCAAAATTTgatcttatttatattgaataaatGCATGATAGGTAATATTTTAAGCATATACATGGttgtagttaaaaaaaaaatatacaaaaatattgaGATTATACATGGTTGTAGTTCTTTTGAttatataaacatcatgtaagtaatattttgaaattaaatttatattagaAATAAACTTATACAAAGTATATATCATGAATATGTGATTTCTTCTGTAATTGCTTTTTATATCTTATATACATTTTATTATACCTTGTATGATAAATTTTATACCTTGTatcttaaattttaaatacctcgtataattttgttatatattttatacattttATTAAACCTtgtatacatttcatatacCACGTATAGTTTAATTATACCTTGTATGATAAACTTTTATACCCCGTATAATTTTGTGTGTGGtccaaataatatttatatatgcaGTTATACCTCATATAATATTTATCTTTCAGATATGTTTTTTTGAAATGTATTTGCTGGATTccttttaataatttttttttaaaatttaataattattttaacgtaAGCCAATCAATTTTTTGTTTCTAACAGTAGCTTTGCCGAAATCcttgaaaaatgaaaactttcaaCAGCCCATacgaaaaaatgaaaatgaataagAAGATGTAGTAGTAGTCGAGGGGTGAGAAAGATAGATGTTTATCTGTTGAAGAAGAGAGGTAAATGATAGAATAGAGATGAGTTTATTCCTCAAAAAAGGGAGATAAAATGATAATAAAGAATGAGTAAATATTATTGAATCCCTAATTTAAGGGATTCTGTTTGGCATAACATTTTCCTAAATATGTCATAAAGGTAAAAATATATGTTACTTTTGAAgaactttaaaagttgtgctATTTATGTGCCTAATTCTAAAAACTTGACTTATGGTgtaattttctccaaaattaaaGACATGCCCATTTGAAGCTGTACATTGGATTTGGACCCAGTTCAGCAAATAACCACAGTGGACAAGTCCAGCCCAATCGAGAGCCCATAACCTCATTGACAAAAATTGGCGCCAAAAGGCACCTCATTTTCCCGCCAAAGATAACCATCACATTTACATTGAAGCCTCCCTCCACAAACCCCAGCCCTAACATTTTTCTCTCTTCAATCCCAAACTCAGGCGAACAGAGAAATTATGGCTTCCGACTCATCTCCCGTCAACACTCGTAAGTACACTTCAATCTCCTCTATCTATCATTTCATTAATCTTTATAAAGTTTTCATTGCATATTAGATGATAAATGATGCAAATAAAATATACAGGTCCATCTACACCAGATGACTCCATTTCAAGTCCAATTGGTAACACTTACTCTTCACCCGGTGACTCCGCTCGCCGGAAACGTGGACGTGGCCGCCGCTCAGCCACGTCAACACCAGCTTCAAATCGTCGAGTCACAACTCCCGAGGCAACACCAACACCGTCCAGTACTAACCCTCCACGTGGCAGAAGAAGAGCACCCTCCAACACACCTTCTGTTGCTGCGACTCCATCGTATACATCTGATGTTCCTGAAGGTGATGATGCTGATGAGGCCCCACCAATGTATGTGTGGGGCACTAATATAAGCGTACAAGATGTTAACGCGGCGATTCTTAGGTTTTTGAGGAATTTCAGAGAGGATAGTTCTCAAACTGAAGGGAAATATATGAGGGCAATTCATCATGTGATTGAAATGGAAGGCGATTCGCTTGATGTTGATGCACATGATGTGTTTGATTATGATGGTGATTTGTATACTAAAATGGTTAGGTTCCCACTCGAGGTTCTGGCTATTTTTGACATTGTGTTAATGGACATGGTTAGTAGAATTAACCCGCTCTTTGAGAAGCACATACAAGCTAGAATTTTCAATCTTAAGACGTCGACTTCAATGAGAAATCTCAATCCATCTGGTTAGTTGTGTTTTACTATGATATGTTTTTCTCTTAAGGATTTATTATGATGCCTGGAAATAAAATTGATTTGTATTATGTTCTGTTAGATATTGAGAAGATGGTGTCACTCAAAGGGATGATTATCCGTTGTAGTGCAATTATTCCAGAGATAAGGGAAGCAATATTTAGATGTCTTGTTTGTGGATATTACTCCGACCCAATTGTCGTTGATAGAGGTTGGTTGACTAGGTGGAATTTACTACTACCTTTTGTCCTTtatgaattatggtttctatgTGCTAAAATTTGACTGTTATCAGGCAGGATTAATGAGCCAACAATATGCGGCAAGCAAGAATGTCTTGCAAGGAACTCAATGACTCTGGTTCACAATCGATGCAGGTAAACATATGACTGCCTCTAAAAATCTTGATTAGTTATACTTGAATAAGGTGCTAAAAGTGTATTTATTCCCATTTCTCCTTAGTTGAGCTGAATTAGTTGCACTTTGTTCTCAGTAATACTCAATTATCCAATAAGTTTAAGTGGCTATTTATATACATTTGGTATAAAAGATTGTTTTCATCTGCTGTTTATGTCCCGATCAAGCCAAAATACTTGTGATTTTTGTTGAACAATTGTTTCAGTTTGTAGTCTAGTGCTGAAAGAGTTATACTTGCTGCTTGATGtaacaaatttatttttaattatagtTGAAAGATACAAACATTTCACTTGGGCCCAGGGTATAGTGCAGGAGGAGGGATTGACTTTCAAACTACAACACCATGTCCAACAAAAATCTACCAACTATTCCTGATGATCTCTTATCACCAATTCAATGTAGGATTGATGACCTTTCACATTTTATTGCCCTCTACACCTTCGACATATCTCAGCTTGAGTTGAGGCATCTAGCTTGACATTCTTTGCACTTTAGTCAGGGGACTTAGACTTTTTACCTAGTTGTTGTGATTACaatgataaaataatttattcttCTTGCTCAATTAAGCTAAAAGATTACTCTAATCTAGAAGAAACAATACTTCCTCATGTCAACTGGTTTACAAGTTTGATTGCAGGGCTAAAATAATGTACCCCTGAATGTCTTCAGCATTTGAAGTGAGATTTCCTTTAAAGATGTACCCCCTAATGTCTTCATAAAAAAGTTGTGTTTTCACATATACTCAATTTATTGCTACAATTTTATTCAACTTGTTCCTTGTTGACAAAGGTTTGCTGATAAACAAATCgtgagagttcaagaaacaCCCGATGAGATCCCTGAGGGAGGAACACCTCACACGGTAAGCTTGCTGATGCATGACAAGCTGGTGGATGCTGGGAAGCCTGGTGACAGAGTTGAAGTAAGAATTCATATCATGTCTTATTTCTGGTTGATTCTGTATACAAGTTAAACTTTTAGTTTTTATGTTAATACTTcaatggttattatttgttggTTAGGTCACTGGAATATATCGTGCTATGAGTGTAAGAATCGGGTCTGCACATAGGACTGTAAAATCATTGTTCAAGGCAAGTCTTCCTATGTGTTTGTTTAGAGTAGTTTGATGATTAGACAATCCGCCAATCTGAAAACCCATTATATACCCATATTAGACTCTAACAATATACAGAAACGGATTGGACTTCTTTTTGATTTCAGACTTACATTGATTGTCTTCATCTGAAGAAGACTGACAAGTCAAGAATGAATGCAGAGGATCCGATGGAAATTGAAAATGGTGATGATGGAAATGGCGAGTCTCTTGATCATGAAGAAAAGGTTACTCTAATTGAACCTTTTACTTGGAGGATAAGATTGATCCAAGTTTTGTTTTATGGAAGGTtgttttgaaatgacaggtggAGAAATTGAAAGAACTATCTAGACAGCCTGATATTTATGAAAGGCTGACCAAGTCCTTGGCACCAAACATATGGGAGTTGGATGATGTAAAGAAGGGCCTTCTATGCCAGGTACCACGACAGTCCACCTATTGTGCTCTGACTGCTTGTTCTTTTTAATGAACATAGTATGTTCGATTTTATCCAATAACATTTATCTTGATACCGATGGTTAAATTTGGATTCTGGTGTAGTTGTGTTATATTGATTGTTAAGTGGTCTCCATGTAGCTCTTTGGCGGAAATGCATTAAGCTTGACATCTGGGGCAAGCTTCCGTGGTGATATCAACATTCTTCTTGTTGGAGATCCAGGGACC from Lycium ferocissimum isolate CSIRO_LF1 chromosome 2, AGI_CSIRO_Lferr_CH_V1, whole genome shotgun sequence includes:
- the LOC132046880 gene encoding DNA replication licensing factor MCM4, with the protein product MASDSSPVNTRPSTPDDSISSPIGNTYSSPGDSARRKRGRGRRSATSTPASNRRVTTPEATPTPSSTNPPRGRRRAPSNTPSVAATPSYTSDVPEGDDADEAPPMYVWGTNISVQDVNAAILRFLRNFREDSSQTEGKYMRAIHHVIEMEGDSLDVDAHDVFDYDGDLYTKMVRFPLEVLAIFDIVLMDMVSRINPLFEKHIQARIFNLKTSTSMRNLNPSDIEKMVSLKGMIIRCSAIIPEIREAIFRCLVCGYYSDPIVVDRGRINEPTICGKQECLARNSMTLVHNRCRFADKQIVRVQETPDEIPEGGTPHTVSLLMHDKLVDAGKPGDRVEVTGIYRAMSVRIGSAHRTVKSLFKTYIDCLHLKKTDKSRMNAEDPMEIENGDDGNGESLDHEEKVEKLKELSRQPDIYERLTKSLAPNIWELDDVKKGLLCQLFGGNALSLTSGASFRGDINILLVGDPGTSKSQLLQYIHKLSPRGIYTSGRGSSAVGLTAYVAKDPETGETVLESGALVLSDRGICCIDEFDKMSDSARSMLHEVMEQQTVSIAKAGIIASLNARTSVLACANPIGSRYNPRLSVIDNIHLPPTLLSRFDLIYLILDKADEQTDRRLAKHIVALHFENPENSEQEVIDLPTLAAYLSYARKNIHPQLSDEAAEELTRGYVEMRRRGNFPGSSKKVITATPRQLESLIRLGEALARIRFSEKVEKRDVMEAFRLLEVALQQSATDHATGTIDMDLITTGVSASERMRRENLVSTTRNIIMEKMQLGGPSTRLLELLEDVKKQSSGGEVHLADLRTALSTLASEGLVVVHGDNVKRI